Proteins from one Mesorhizobium sp. M9A.F.Ca.ET.002.03.1.2 genomic window:
- a CDS encoding aminotransferase class V-fold PLP-dependent enzyme yields the protein MIRQTIEQELEQLRSQDADPRSTFADRWLNDRGLLVDDGTFEVAKAAHFAFFTKGNNYPAVVQFERDLIQMALSLFHAQNDANGAVTSGGSESLFLATAAALANAKERRPDITRPEIVVPQTGYPTFEKYERYFGYTLRRVPVDANFRANVSAMSEAVNENTVMMLASMPSWSHGVCDPVRELAEIADKHGIWLHVDACVGGFLAPFVRELGRDVPDFDFRVPGVSSISADFHKYGYSGKGVSGVFYRNRDIARHQPFVFDTWAAGLYRSPVLTGTRNGGAIASAWAVMRYLGREGYLSRATQILKLRDAISGFVERCPGLKIVGGAELNVVGVGSDYSDIYSIASKLKEYGWKVNLLKEPEAIQFVLGPLRDEYIDLLVKDLERAVEAVRREGFSAPSPAVVYSDEFLD from the coding sequence ATGATACGCCAGACGATTGAACAAGAATTAGAGCAGCTGCGTTCACAAGATGCGGACCCCAGATCAACATTCGCAGACCGTTGGCTCAACGACCGTGGGCTCCTTGTTGATGACGGCACATTCGAAGTTGCTAAGGCGGCTCACTTTGCCTTCTTTACCAAGGGCAACAACTACCCAGCTGTTGTTCAGTTCGAGCGTGATCTAATACAGATGGCGCTTAGTTTGTTTCACGCTCAAAATGATGCAAATGGAGCCGTGACTAGCGGCGGGTCTGAGAGTCTCTTTCTCGCTACTGCTGCTGCCCTTGCGAACGCCAAAGAACGACGGCCGGATATTACTCGGCCAGAAATAGTTGTGCCGCAGACAGGCTATCCCACATTCGAGAAATATGAACGGTATTTCGGATATACCCTGCGTCGCGTACCGGTCGATGCAAATTTTCGCGCAAATGTCTCGGCAATGTCCGAGGCGGTCAACGAAAACACGGTCATGATGCTTGCGTCGATGCCGTCTTGGTCGCACGGCGTTTGCGACCCCGTTCGTGAACTGGCGGAAATTGCGGACAAACATGGGATTTGGTTGCATGTGGACGCTTGCGTCGGCGGATTCTTAGCGCCGTTTGTGCGCGAACTCGGACGGGACGTTCCAGACTTCGATTTTCGAGTCCCGGGCGTAAGTTCAATCTCGGCCGATTTTCATAAGTATGGCTACAGCGGCAAGGGCGTTTCGGGTGTTTTCTATAGAAACAGAGATATCGCCCGCCATCAACCCTTCGTTTTCGACACATGGGCAGCAGGGCTTTATCGATCACCGGTTCTTACTGGGACGCGTAATGGTGGCGCAATCGCGTCGGCCTGGGCAGTTATGCGTTACCTGGGGCGGGAGGGATACCTTTCGCGGGCAACTCAAATCCTCAAGCTGAGAGACGCCATATCGGGGTTTGTTGAACGGTGCCCTGGCTTAAAAATCGTCGGCGGAGCTGAGCTTAACGTGGTCGGAGTTGGCAGCGATTACTCTGACATCTATTCGATTGCAAGCAAGCTGAAGGAGTACGGGTGGAAGGTGAACCTTCTGAAAGAGCCCGAAGCAATACAGTTCGTGCTCGGACCACTTCGGGATGAATATATAGATTTGCTAGTAAAAGACCTCGAAAGAGCCGTGGAAGCGGTGCGGCGCGAAGGCTTCAGTGCTCCTTCTCCAGCCGTGGTCTATTCCGACGAATTCTTAGACTGA
- a CDS encoding NAD-dependent succinate-semialdehyde dehydrogenase, whose product MSLSETVLAKLKDKSLVTDKAPVGTGWVAAGSRGLTFEVTNPSTGEVLATLPDLGKEDVRSAIEAAHVAQKNWAKRTGKERAAVLRKLYDLLVSNVDDLATILTLEMGKPWPEARGEILYGASYVEWFGEEAKRVYGDTIPGHQPDKRIIVIKQPIGVVGAITPWNFPNAMLARKMAPAIAAGCSMVSKPAAQTPLSALALALLAERAGLPPGLFSVLTTTDAEMVGQEFCGNEKIRKLTFTGSTNVGKKLMRQGAEQILKLGLELGGNAPFIVFDDADLDAAVDGAMISKYRNAGQTCVCANRLYIQEGIYDAFAAKLAKRVRQMKVGDGFAEGVTTGPLIDRNALKKVQEHVTDAVAKGARVEVGGKPASQGGLFFEPTILTGATGDMRLSREETFGPIAPLFKFSIEEHVIEMANNTEFGLASYFYSRDVSKIFRVAEALEYGMVGVNTGLISTEVAPFGGIKQSGLGREGSKYGIDDYTEMKYLCLSV is encoded by the coding sequence ATGTCACTTTCTGAAACAGTTCTAGCAAAATTGAAAGACAAGTCGTTAGTGACGGACAAAGCTCCTGTAGGGACTGGCTGGGTAGCGGCAGGTTCAAGGGGCCTCACATTCGAGGTCACCAATCCCTCAACCGGCGAAGTCCTGGCAACCCTTCCAGATCTCGGTAAAGAGGACGTCAGGTCGGCGATTGAGGCTGCCCATGTTGCCCAAAAGAACTGGGCGAAGAGGACGGGCAAGGAGCGCGCCGCAGTGCTGCGGAAGCTTTACGACCTCTTAGTCTCGAATGTCGATGATCTTGCCACCATCCTGACTTTGGAGATGGGAAAACCGTGGCCGGAGGCGAGGGGAGAGATCCTCTATGGTGCGTCCTACGTCGAGTGGTTCGGTGAGGAAGCAAAGCGAGTTTATGGCGACACCATTCCAGGTCATCAGCCGGACAAGCGCATCATCGTGATCAAGCAGCCCATCGGAGTTGTGGGGGCCATCACGCCGTGGAACTTCCCGAATGCGATGCTTGCCCGCAAGATGGCCCCGGCAATCGCTGCCGGCTGCAGCATGGTGTCGAAACCTGCGGCTCAGACACCCCTATCCGCGCTCGCTCTGGCTCTCCTTGCCGAACGCGCCGGTCTACCACCCGGTCTTTTTTCTGTACTCACCACGACCGATGCGGAGATGGTGGGTCAGGAATTCTGCGGAAATGAGAAGATCCGAAAGCTCACTTTCACGGGCTCGACCAATGTCGGAAAAAAGCTGATGCGGCAAGGCGCAGAGCAGATCTTAAAGCTCGGCCTCGAACTCGGGGGTAACGCGCCCTTCATTGTCTTCGATGACGCGGATCTCGACGCTGCCGTCGACGGCGCAATGATTTCCAAATACCGCAATGCTGGGCAAACCTGCGTCTGCGCCAATCGGCTCTATATTCAAGAGGGCATCTATGATGCCTTTGCCGCCAAGCTTGCCAAGCGCGTTCGCCAGATGAAAGTCGGCGACGGCTTTGCCGAAGGGGTCACGACAGGCCCTCTCATCGATCGGAATGCGCTGAAGAAGGTACAGGAGCACGTCACCGACGCGGTCGCCAAGGGGGCTAGAGTGGAGGTCGGTGGCAAGCCTGCGAGCCAAGGCGGCCTCTTTTTTGAGCCCACTATATTGACCGGCGCAACGGGGGATATGCGCCTCTCCAGGGAAGAGACGTTTGGCCCTATCGCGCCTTTGTTCAAGTTTTCGATCGAGGAACACGTCATCGAAATGGCGAACAACACAGAGTTTGGCCTGGCTTCCTACTTCTATTCCAGGGATGTCTCGAAAATATTCCGGGTGGCGGAGGCTCTCGAATACGGAATGGTCGGGGTTAACACTGGGCTGATCTCCACGGAAGTTGCGCCTTTTGGCGGTATCAAGCAATCTGGCCTTGGCCGCGAAGGTTCAAAATACGGAATTGATGATTATACAGAGATGAAATACTTGTGCCTGAGCGTGTGA